The Acidicapsa acidisoli genome window below encodes:
- a CDS encoding WecB/TagA/CpsF family glycosyltransferase, giving the protein MEAQRDPELAQVYARATLLVPDGMPTVWVGRMQGFRNMQRVAGPDLMQEIFRREEFAHRTHFLYGGKQGVAADLKSTMRRRFPWVRIVGTYTPPFRDLTPEEEETVTAQILALKPDMIWVGISTPRQERFMMRILPLLDSCLLFGVGAAFDFHTGRIKDAPQWVKRAGLQWLHRLIQDPRRLFWRYLRNNTAFLWHISLQLTGLRTYLQAEINASFASRSQTIADQ; this is encoded by the coding sequence ATGGAGGCCCAGCGGGATCCCGAGTTGGCACAGGTCTATGCACGAGCGACCCTGCTGGTGCCTGATGGAATGCCCACGGTGTGGGTAGGGCGCATGCAAGGTTTTCGCAACATGCAGCGCGTTGCCGGACCAGATCTGATGCAGGAGATTTTCCGACGTGAGGAGTTTGCACACCGCACTCATTTTCTTTACGGGGGTAAGCAAGGTGTAGCGGCTGATCTCAAATCGACCATGAGACGGCGCTTCCCCTGGGTGCGAATCGTCGGCACATACACGCCGCCATTCCGCGATCTAACTCCAGAGGAGGAAGAGACTGTAACCGCACAGATACTGGCGTTGAAGCCAGATATGATTTGGGTGGGAATCAGTACGCCTAGGCAGGAGCGCTTCATGATGCGAATTCTTCCGCTGCTCGATTCCTGTCTGCTGTTCGGCGTTGGCGCAGCTTTTGACTTCCACACAGGCCGCATCAAGGATGCTCCGCAATGGGTGAAGCGAGCCGGACTGCAATGGCTGCACCGACTCATTCAAGATCCGCGCCGGCTTTTCTGGCGTTACCTTCGGAATAATACAGCCTTCTTGTGGCATATCTCGCTGCAACTCACAGGCCTACGCACCTACCTGCAGGCGGAGATTAACGCATCTTTTGCAAGTAGGTCGCAGACGATCGCTGACCAGTAA
- a CDS encoding phytanoyl-CoA dioxygenase family protein, whose protein sequence is MNPFYQIHSTDLTSSSLRDEINTRGYALIRDVLPLQAVNSLLRDVTQMLYAEGWLLPQHDAMERLANMDAACGDPDPAFKRVYQEIFNLELFHALPHHSSLQRVMKMLVGDQLLIHPKPIGRLIFPHCERLVVHAHQDYQFMGGDPQFYTAWIPLHDCPTNVGPLRILEGSHRFGFQSHEKENLHVPQIPPGRELGEGWVGGQVNAGDVLIFHSLTVHAASPNLSKELRLSLDCRFQDSRRVLNPSNVVFAGESGKSWEKTYASWRSDDLKYYWKKMSLTFEPTKPEILRLAETAASPSARAKFARIASQLD, encoded by the coding sequence GTGAACCCTTTTTATCAAATCCATTCTACCGATCTCACATCATCATCCTTGCGAGATGAGATCAACACAAGGGGCTATGCGCTCATTCGAGACGTGTTACCGCTGCAGGCTGTCAATTCCCTTCTTAGAGACGTAACCCAGATGCTGTATGCCGAGGGATGGTTACTTCCGCAACACGATGCGATGGAGCGCCTCGCGAACATGGACGCAGCCTGCGGCGATCCAGACCCTGCGTTCAAGCGGGTCTATCAGGAGATATTTAACCTCGAATTGTTCCATGCTCTTCCGCATCATTCATCGCTGCAACGGGTGATGAAGATGCTCGTTGGCGATCAACTGCTGATTCACCCAAAGCCCATTGGCCGCTTGATCTTCCCTCATTGCGAGCGGTTGGTGGTTCACGCACACCAGGATTATCAGTTTATGGGCGGTGATCCGCAGTTCTATACTGCGTGGATACCTCTTCATGACTGCCCCACTAACGTCGGTCCTTTGAGGATTCTGGAAGGTTCTCACCGCTTCGGTTTTCAAAGTCACGAAAAGGAAAATCTTCACGTTCCGCAGATTCCGCCCGGAAGAGAATTGGGAGAGGGATGGGTTGGCGGTCAGGTCAACGCTGGGGACGTACTCATCTTTCACAGTCTGACTGTACATGCTGCGTCCCCGAACCTCTCTAAGGAGCTTCGTCTTTCGCTTGACTGCCGATTCCAGGATTCAAGACGCGTCCTCAATCCCTCTAATGTTGTCTTTGCAGGAGAGTCAGGAAAATCGTGGGAGAAGACGTACGCCTCATGGAGATCAGATGACCTCAAGTACTATTGGAAGAAAATGTCACTAACATTCGAACCCACGAAGCCAGAGATACTAAGACTCGCCGAGACAGCGGCCTCTCCTTCTGCTCGCGCGAAGTTCGCCAGGATAGCGAGCCAACTGGACTAA
- a CDS encoding glycoside hydrolase family 55 protein codes for MKRILISIAAILLHGALFACCSRAQTTPLPVADRENWAANPTVSPESSQGPNLGSTVINVLNYGAKGDRVTDDTASIDSAMTACVTRPRPNNGCVLYFPAGVYITTGVSLKSFVNLKGDGWGTTVIQLKPHTDADVLTVPADVFNFSIYGLTLDGNSARGGTGNCFSTATTPTGPGEWNTANKRTATINAMKLGHIEEVMFSNCSRDGIHINAYNYMLTFDHFYVFNNGVYGVYTQGTNSGFSNFQIERNGTAGIHIANANNRFTSGEVIWNGASVNTEAAVYVSGGRNILTAVEAEDNYTNGFFDSGIDDEFSGCVSDSNGYVSKNPGASSRSASGFILAGTGGVYVGDKVTSYRGRLPDGNFTTEWPYRIDTSNQARVDISYDSTNEPPHGSASSVPQVGSPAAGHAACIKSAGPPVVIGFCSTAVSPSGACSCN; via the coding sequence ATGAAGCGTATCTTGATTTCCATCGCGGCCATTCTTCTGCACGGCGCTTTGTTCGCGTGCTGCAGCCGTGCGCAGACAACGCCGCTACCGGTTGCCGATCGAGAAAACTGGGCAGCCAACCCAACGGTGAGCCCTGAATCGAGTCAGGGACCGAACCTGGGATCGACCGTTATCAACGTCTTGAATTACGGTGCCAAAGGTGACAGGGTCACGGACGATACAGCGTCGATTGATTCGGCGATGACGGCCTGCGTAACACGGCCCCGTCCGAATAACGGATGCGTTCTGTATTTCCCGGCCGGCGTGTACATCACCACGGGAGTGAGTCTCAAGTCATTTGTGAATCTGAAAGGAGATGGCTGGGGAACAACGGTCATCCAGCTTAAGCCGCACACCGATGCGGACGTACTGACCGTTCCAGCCGACGTGTTCAATTTCAGCATTTACGGATTGACGCTGGATGGAAACTCCGCGAGAGGCGGAACCGGCAATTGCTTCTCGACCGCCACGACTCCTACTGGGCCAGGAGAATGGAATACCGCGAACAAACGGACGGCGACGATCAATGCCATGAAGCTGGGCCATATAGAAGAAGTTATGTTTTCAAACTGCTCGAGAGACGGTATTCATATCAATGCCTATAACTACATGCTGACCTTCGATCATTTCTATGTTTTCAACAACGGCGTGTACGGCGTGTACACACAGGGGACGAACAGTGGCTTCTCGAACTTCCAGATCGAGCGCAACGGCACAGCGGGCATACATATCGCCAACGCAAACAATCGATTCACCTCCGGGGAAGTGATCTGGAATGGCGCAAGCGTCAACACCGAGGCGGCAGTCTATGTGTCAGGCGGCCGCAATATCCTTACGGCCGTCGAGGCGGAGGACAATTACACCAACGGATTTTTCGACAGCGGCATTGACGACGAGTTCAGCGGTTGCGTGTCCGATTCCAACGGCTATGTCTCCAAAAATCCGGGCGCATCTTCGCGTAGTGCGAGTGGATTTATCCTAGCCGGGACAGGTGGGGTATACGTGGGGGACAAGGTAACGAGTTATCGCGGCCGCCTTCCGGACGGAAATTTTACAACCGAATGGCCGTACAGAATTGACACCTCAAACCAGGCGAGAGTCGACATCAGCTACGACAGTACAAACGAACCTCCGCACGGGTCCGCGAGTTCGGTACCGCAGGTTGGATCTCCTGCTGCTGGCCATGCCGCTTGCATCAAGTCTGCCGGACCACCCGTTGTGATCGGATTTTGCTCCACTGCTGTCAGCCCTTCTGGTGCTTGTAGCTGTAATTGA
- a CDS encoding aldolase: protein MAVSNRQMGNPTSNTTEEYKPIKPQESLLSDMKLPLRKMLYPLGYAVEIITNDPDVLEAANESFGHARFRRECKVLKIHVGVSDGVSSECPPEPTRRQYNHLYSLVADVDNQALLDLTTCTSFVWLTKATVNNRLYLRYNFLEKAVYLLLGASVVTDLHAACVSKNGKGILLCGDSGAGKSTLSYACARAGWTYTSDDTSYLINDAESPRVIGHSHRVRFRPAAKALFPELEDRSLTPRLEGKPSIEVPTSELPVLMTQSEATVDSIVYLKRYPSARGMLIRLPAGTATERACGELYSAGEIREKHKKILVRLSEIPTYELRYCNLSDAIQLLDFLVHGK, encoded by the coding sequence ATGGCCGTAAGCAACAGACAGATGGGAAACCCAACATCCAACACAACCGAGGAATACAAGCCGATCAAGCCACAAGAAAGCCTGCTTTCCGATATGAAGTTGCCTCTTCGCAAAATGTTATACCCTCTAGGTTATGCTGTTGAGATCATAACCAACGACCCGGATGTACTGGAGGCAGCGAACGAGAGTTTCGGCCACGCGCGGTTTCGACGCGAATGCAAGGTATTGAAGATACACGTCGGAGTCAGTGACGGCGTAAGCTCTGAATGCCCTCCAGAACCCACAAGACGTCAATACAACCACCTGTATTCGCTCGTTGCAGACGTTGACAATCAGGCTCTTCTGGACCTGACAACCTGCACCAGCTTTGTGTGGCTGACGAAGGCGACTGTAAACAACAGGCTCTACCTCAGATACAATTTTCTCGAAAAAGCCGTCTATCTCTTGCTTGGCGCATCGGTTGTAACCGATCTGCATGCCGCCTGTGTAAGCAAGAATGGCAAGGGGATCCTGCTCTGCGGTGACTCGGGCGCGGGGAAATCAACACTCTCCTATGCCTGCGCGCGTGCTGGATGGACCTATACTTCAGACGACACCAGTTACCTGATCAACGATGCTGAAAGTCCACGGGTCATTGGCCACTCCCATCGCGTTCGCTTTCGTCCAGCCGCGAAGGCTCTCTTCCCTGAATTGGAAGATCGTTCGTTGACGCCGCGTCTGGAAGGTAAGCCCTCTATCGAGGTTCCAACCTCCGAGCTTCCAGTCCTAATGACACAGAGCGAAGCGACAGTGGATTCGATCGTCTATCTCAAACGTTATCCGTCAGCAAGAGGAATGCTGATCCGACTGCCGGCGGGAACAGCAACAGAACGCGCTTGTGGTGAGCTGTACTCAGCAGGAGAGATTCGCGAGAAACACAAAAAGATACTCGTGCGACTTTCTGAGATTCCCACATATGAGCTCCGGTATTGCAACCTTAGCGATGCCATCCAGCTTCTTGATTTCCTCGTCCATGGGAAGTGA
- a CDS encoding glycosyltransferase — MNPLMVLSRQLTARGHRVTFFHKPEIEVQVRQHGLEFHPIDVLKPLSVETRRNDVCNNSSSYFAALSKNIDRIADDVKKSLHEIPSALARCGVDVLIVDEIVLAGPTLAQMLDIPYFIISTSVPLSFKWSVSRRSPSCRHQRSPRVWLQDCLLQVSVLRLRGPVRWRLDDYRRKAGLGPIRRMNKDFPAVAHIAQLPECLDFPRSSLPRNFYYTGPFVDDARPQVEFPWHRLDGRPLVYMSLGTARAVHSTIFRLVAKACNELNLQLVITLGGRSIPESFGDLVGRPVVVKEAPQLELVKRAKIVVTHSGLNTALETLRQGKPILAIPTGYDQPAVADRLAWLGVAEVLPAEGATRDQVISSLQKLLANQSYSTAALALRGKIRNVNGAERAADLIESALERHVASLSAKSNQQ, encoded by the coding sequence ATGAACCCATTGATGGTCTTATCAAGGCAGCTTACAGCCCGTGGGCACAGGGTTACATTTTTTCACAAACCAGAAATTGAGGTTCAAGTTCGCCAGCATGGTTTGGAGTTCCATCCCATCGATGTCCTTAAGCCTCTATCTGTAGAAACAAGGCGGAACGATGTTTGCAATAACTCCTCATCTTACTTCGCCGCGTTAAGCAAGAATATTGATCGCATTGCCGATGACGTGAAGAAATCTCTGCATGAAATACCGTCTGCTCTTGCGCGGTGTGGAGTCGACGTCCTCATTGTGGATGAGATCGTGTTGGCGGGTCCAACATTGGCGCAGATGCTGGATATACCATACTTCATAATCTCTACATCGGTGCCCCTCAGTTTCAAGTGGTCCGTGTCACGTCGATCGCCGAGCTGCAGACATCAACGCTCCCCGAGAGTGTGGTTGCAGGACTGTTTATTACAGGTGTCAGTACTTAGGCTGCGTGGCCCGGTGCGCTGGAGATTAGATGATTACAGACGCAAGGCCGGCTTAGGGCCAATTCGAAGGATGAATAAAGACTTCCCAGCCGTGGCCCATATTGCGCAACTACCGGAGTGTCTGGATTTTCCTCGCTCGAGCCTGCCTCGCAATTTTTACTACACTGGTCCTTTTGTCGACGATGCAAGACCGCAGGTTGAGTTTCCATGGCACAGGCTAGACGGTCGGCCGTTGGTTTACATGTCCTTAGGAACTGCCCGAGCGGTGCATTCCACCATCTTCCGCCTTGTCGCCAAGGCATGCAACGAACTCAACCTGCAGCTTGTGATCACACTGGGCGGTCGAAGCATCCCGGAGTCTTTTGGTGATCTTGTGGGGCGTCCGGTAGTGGTAAAGGAAGCACCGCAGCTTGAGCTTGTTAAGAGGGCTAAGATTGTCGTCACCCATAGTGGGCTGAACACAGCACTGGAAACGCTCAGACAAGGGAAGCCCATCTTGGCTATTCCGACAGGCTACGATCAGCCAGCGGTAGCGGATCGTTTGGCTTGGTTGGGAGTTGCCGAAGTCCTCCCTGCAGAAGGGGCGACGAGGGACCAAGTTATTTCATCGCTACAAAAGCTTCTTGCCAATCAGAGCTATAGCACTGCGGCGCTCGCACTGCGAGGCAAGATTCGAAATGTCAACGGAGCTGAACGTGCCGCCGATTTGATAGAGTCTGCTCTTGAACGCCATGTCGCTTCCCTCTCCGCAAAGTCCAATCAACAATGA
- a CDS encoding c-type cytochrome, whose amino-acid sequence MSRVQELRESVLLMFCEPVPPEHARLIMNWTKHTMLVDSKTERNPLIDNPAGVTDGKEAFLRYCIVCHGLDGQNTGVPFADRMSPPVPSLASKDVQTDTDGQLKWIIDYRIWPLGMPGSKNTLSDEEIWPIVLYLRHSPPAGNLGKPEIYTLTR is encoded by the coding sequence TTGAGCAGGGTCCAGGAACTGCGCGAGTCCGTGCTGCTAATGTTCTGCGAGCCCGTGCCTCCGGAACATGCGCGGTTGATCATGAACTGGACCAAACACACGATGCTGGTAGACAGCAAAACCGAGAGGAATCCATTAATAGACAATCCTGCGGGAGTCACTGACGGCAAGGAAGCATTCTTGCGTTATTGTATCGTGTGCCATGGACTGGATGGCCAGAATACCGGCGTTCCCTTTGCCGATCGTATGTCTCCGCCAGTTCCATCGTTGGCAAGCAAAGATGTTCAGACAGACACAGATGGACAGTTGAAGTGGATCATCGATTACAGAATCTGGCCATTGGGAATGCCCGGATCTAAGAACACGCTGAGCGACGAGGAAATCTGGCCAATTGTCCTTTACCTACGCCACTCGCCGCCTGCGGGCAACCTGGGCAAACCGGAGATATACACACTAACGCGATGA
- a CDS encoding glycosyltransferase family 4 protein: MKVLIALASSSGQLSGVQRHAISLARCLLLRREITAVHLVAAPWQHGFVRDSAPVGDVRLHLHNAPIGNSALSRNRWYFFHLPQLAKDLGCDVVHLAYPMPVIRRAFHCPVVVTLHDLYPYDIPDNFGFPKVLFNRFALCICLNAANAITCVSRYTLSRLEELQPALVSAKSLVIYNSVEPPKIPPTGISPPQWKDQPFLLCVAQHRRNKNIALALRVFEALLRTQRLALETRLVIVGIPGPETSAIEQFVSTAGLKQNVVFLNGVSDSLLHWFYRNCLLLLAPSTIEGFGLPVAEALQAGCPIVCSDISAFRELGGDYCHYVELGPKEAEGFADAVCAVADQGPREPVAMRHLSAEVISAQYLKLYSSLLSAPDVQASLPEKPVLSSPERHFPT; this comes from the coding sequence GTGAAGGTTCTGATTGCGCTCGCTTCCAGTTCAGGCCAGCTTTCGGGCGTGCAGCGCCACGCGATCAGCCTGGCACGCTGCTTACTTTTGCGCCGTGAGATCACTGCCGTTCACTTGGTGGCAGCACCGTGGCAACATGGCTTTGTTCGAGATTCGGCGCCTGTCGGCGATGTGCGATTGCATCTCCATAACGCACCTATTGGCAATAGTGCTCTTAGCAGGAACCGTTGGTACTTCTTCCACCTACCACAACTGGCAAAGGATCTGGGCTGCGACGTTGTTCATCTCGCCTATCCCATGCCTGTCATCCGCCGCGCATTCCATTGCCCGGTAGTCGTCACTCTACACGATCTTTACCCGTATGACATCCCGGATAACTTCGGATTTCCAAAAGTACTCTTCAATCGCTTTGCATTGTGCATATGCCTTAATGCCGCGAATGCAATTACATGCGTGTCGCGGTACACGTTGTCCCGACTGGAGGAGCTCCAGCCCGCACTTGTATCGGCAAAATCACTCGTTATCTATAACTCTGTCGAACCACCAAAGATTCCTCCGACAGGGATCTCTCCACCCCAATGGAAAGATCAACCCTTCCTGCTCTGCGTCGCGCAACATCGCCGAAACAAAAATATCGCACTTGCATTACGAGTTTTTGAAGCACTCCTCCGTACCCAGCGGCTTGCACTGGAAACACGATTGGTCATTGTAGGAATTCCGGGCCCTGAGACATCGGCGATCGAACAGTTTGTCTCAACCGCTGGCCTAAAACAAAACGTTGTCTTTCTGAATGGAGTTTCCGATTCGCTTCTGCATTGGTTCTATCGAAACTGTTTACTGCTGCTAGCTCCTTCGACTATCGAAGGCTTCGGCCTTCCCGTTGCAGAGGCGCTTCAGGCCGGCTGTCCGATCGTCTGCTCAGACATCTCGGCCTTCCGTGAGCTAGGCGGAGATTATTGCCACTATGTCGAACTTGGCCCAAAAGAGGCTGAAGGATTTGCTGATGCTGTATGTGCAGTAGCTGACCAAGGGCCCCGAGAGCCGGTCGCGATGCGTCACCTTTCCGCCGAGGTGATTTCAGCTCAGTACTTGAAACTCTACAGTTCACTGTTATCTGCACCCGACGTACAAGCCAGCTTACCGGAGAAGCCTGTCTTGTCTTCGCCCGAAAGGCACTTCCCTACATGA